From Pedobacter indicus, a single genomic window includes:
- the pncA gene encoding bifunctional nicotinamidase/pyrazinamidase — MSNIFPPPLVKRLNEEFHFEDKPYFDSDEPSKAALIIVDLQSDFLPKGSLAVPRGDEIIPVVNNLQKHYDLIIATQDWHPAAHKSFASNHPDKEVMETIILDGREQVLWPDHCVQGTKGAELVETLESNKIELVVRKGTDVQIDSYSAFFDNGHKKSTGLAGYLIEKGISKLAVCGLAADYCVFYTAMDALELGFEVEIITEGTRAIDPETFAKKIELFKEKGGTVSS, encoded by the coding sequence ATGAGTAATATTTTTCCTCCTCCATTAGTGAAGCGACTTAATGAGGAATTTCATTTTGAAGACAAACCCTACTTTGATAGCGACGAGCCGAGTAAAGCAGCCCTCATTATTGTGGACTTACAGAGTGATTTTTTACCCAAAGGCTCATTAGCCGTTCCAAGGGGCGACGAAATCATTCCGGTCGTGAACAACCTCCAGAAACATTATGACCTGATCATTGCAACACAAGACTGGCACCCGGCTGCACATAAAAGTTTCGCTTCCAATCATCCTGACAAGGAAGTAATGGAGACCATCATTCTTGACGGCAGAGAACAAGTCTTATGGCCGGACCATTGTGTACAAGGCACAAAGGGTGCTGAACTTGTTGAAACTCTCGAGTCGAACAAGATTGAACTTGTTGTCCGAAAAGGAACAGATGTACAAATCGACAGCTACAGCGCTTTTTTTGATAATGGTCATAAAAAATCTACCGGATTAGCTGGCTATCTGATCGAAAAAGGTATTTCAAAGTTAGCAGTCTGCGGATTAGCAGCTGATTACTGTGTTTTCTATACGGCAATGGATGCGTTGGAGCTTGGATTTGAAGTAGAAATTATCACAGAGGGAACCAGGGCTATCGATCCAGAAACATTTGCAAAGAAAATAGAACTCTTTAAAGAAAAGGGAGGAACGGTTTCCTCTTAA